From the genome of Sphingomonas sp. HMP6, one region includes:
- a CDS encoding P-II family nitrogen regulator: MKLVIAIIKPFKLDEVREALTEIGVAGMTVTEVKGFGRQKGQTEIYRGAEYSTNMVPKIKIEVVCGTDLVGKVVESIQASANTGAIGDGKIFVLDVGQAVRIRTGETDETAL; the protein is encoded by the coding sequence GTGAAGCTCGTCATAGCCATCATCAAACCGTTCAAGCTCGACGAAGTGCGTGAGGCACTGACCGAAATCGGCGTCGCGGGCATGACCGTGACCGAGGTCAAGGGTTTCGGTCGGCAAAAGGGCCAGACCGAAATCTATCGCGGTGCCGAATACAGCACCAACATGGTTCCCAAGATCAAGATCGAGGTCGTCTGCGGCACCGATCTGGTCGGCAAGGTGGTCGAGTCGATTCAGGCTTCGGCCAATACCGGCGCGATCGGCGACGGGAAGATCTTCGTGCTCGATGTCGGGCAGGCTGTCCGCATCCGCACCGGCGAAACCGACGAGACTGCGCTGTGA
- a CDS encoding putative signal transducing protein has protein sequence MSLVEIGRFARNEAHMVIGLLQSADILAVALDGNASIADGSQFFIPVRVMVDEDDAGAARDILAGVPDS, from the coding sequence ATGAGCCTCGTCGAGATCGGACGCTTTGCGCGCAACGAAGCGCATATGGTGATCGGCCTGCTGCAATCGGCCGACATTCTCGCCGTAGCGCTCGACGGCAATGCCAGCATCGCGGACGGCAGCCAGTTCTTCATTCCGGTCCGCGTGATGGTCGACGAGGACGATGCTGGCGCGGCGCGCGACATCCTCGCCGGGGTGCCCGATTCTTAG
- a CDS encoding pyridoxamine 5'-phosphate oxidase family protein — MEFFKALNDDHRAFIAKQPVFFVATAAEGTRVNLSPKGLDCFRVMGPNRVAYLDLGGSGNETQAHLTADGRITIMFCAFDNPALILRLYGTGSYVVAGEPGYDAFAAHFPRLAGARQVFDIAVESVQTNCGWGVPRMTVERPRDTLVKFHAQQDPAARLAQIATRDRSIDGLPVQVQQVLPEFDPLPPR; from the coding sequence ATGGAATTCTTCAAGGCATTGAACGACGACCACCGCGCTTTCATTGCAAAGCAGCCGGTTTTCTTCGTCGCCACCGCAGCCGAGGGAACGCGGGTGAACCTCAGCCCCAAGGGACTCGATTGCTTCCGCGTGATGGGGCCCAATCGCGTCGCCTATCTCGATCTCGGCGGATCGGGCAACGAGACGCAGGCGCATTTGACGGCGGACGGGCGCATCACGATCATGTTCTGCGCGTTCGATAATCCCGCGCTGATCCTGCGGCTTTACGGCACGGGCAGCTATGTCGTGGCCGGTGAGCCTGGATATGACGCGTTCGCAGCGCACTTCCCCCGGCTCGCAGGCGCGCGGCAGGTTTTCGATATCGCGGTCGAAAGCGTGCAGACGAACTGCGGCTGGGGGGTACCGCGCATGACGGTGGAGCGCCCGCGCGACACTTTGGTCAAATTCCACGCCCAGCAGGATCCGGCCGCTCGCCTCGCCCAGATCGCGACGCGCGACCGCAGCATCGACGGACTGCCCGTGCAGGTCCAGCAGGTTCTGCCCGAGTTCGATCCACTGCCGCCGCGATGA
- the tldD gene encoding metalloprotease TldD — MTSPTDPRAFLYHDGQLDPHEAQVLTAAALGKADDGELYLQYRKSEAFGFDDGRLKTASYDTHSGFGLRAVSGEMTAFAHANELSAAAIRRASETMALIDPSAAPKAGPPRATNRHLYTDADPLDLVPFADKVNLCQTIDAAARARDPRVAQVSVSLMGNWNVIEIVRADGFVATDVRPLVRLNVSIVVEQNGRRETGSFGIGGRYLYNDLMEPETWNRAIDEALAQAVVNLDAVDAPAGEMTVLLGPGWPGILLHEAIGHGLEGDFNRKGTSAFSGRIGERVAAPGVTVVDDGSIADRRGSLSIDDEGTPTQENVLIEDGILKGYIQDRLNARLMGVAPTGNGRRESFAHAPMPRMTNTFMRGGKDDPSELLSRMKNGIFAKSFGGGQVDIVSGKFVFSCTEAYRVENGKIGAPIKGATLIGDGPSCLTRVEGIGNDFALDEGVGMCGKGGQSVPAGVGQPTLLVAGLTAGGTAM; from the coding sequence ATGACCAGCCCCACAGACCCCCGCGCCTTCCTGTATCACGATGGTCAACTCGACCCGCACGAGGCGCAGGTGCTCACCGCCGCTGCGCTCGGCAAGGCCGATGATGGCGAGCTGTACCTGCAATATCGCAAGTCCGAAGCGTTCGGCTTCGACGATGGGCGGCTGAAGACCGCAAGCTACGATACGCATTCGGGCTTTGGCCTGCGTGCCGTCTCCGGCGAGATGACGGCGTTTGCCCACGCCAATGAACTGAGCGCCGCCGCGATCCGCCGCGCGAGCGAAACGATGGCGCTGATCGACCCCTCCGCCGCGCCGAAAGCCGGCCCGCCGCGCGCCACCAACCGCCACCTCTATACCGACGCCGATCCGCTCGATCTGGTGCCCTTCGCCGACAAGGTGAACCTGTGCCAGACGATCGACGCCGCCGCGCGCGCGCGCGATCCGCGGGTGGCGCAAGTCTCGGTCTCGCTGATGGGCAATTGGAACGTCATCGAGATCGTCCGCGCCGACGGATTCGTAGCGACCGATGTGCGCCCGCTGGTGCGGCTCAACGTCAGCATCGTGGTCGAACAGAATGGCCGCCGCGAAACCGGCAGCTTCGGGATCGGCGGGCGCTATCTCTACAACGATTTGATGGAACCGGAGACGTGGAACCGCGCGATCGATGAGGCGCTGGCGCAAGCGGTCGTCAATCTCGACGCGGTCGATGCGCCGGCGGGCGAGATGACCGTGCTGCTCGGGCCGGGCTGGCCGGGGATTTTGCTGCACGAGGCGATCGGCCACGGGCTCGAGGGTGATTTCAACCGCAAGGGCACCAGCGCCTTTTCGGGCCGGATCGGCGAGCGCGTCGCCGCCCCCGGCGTCACCGTGGTCGATGACGGATCGATCGCCGACCGGCGCGGCTCGCTGTCGATCGACGACGAAGGCACGCCGACGCAGGAAAACGTGCTGATCGAGGACGGCATCCTCAAAGGCTATATCCAGGACCGCCTCAACGCGCGTCTGATGGGGGTCGCCCCGACCGGCAACGGGCGCCGCGAAAGCTTCGCGCACGCACCGATGCCCCGCATGACCAACACCTTCATGCGCGGCGGGAAGGATGATCCGTCCGAGCTGCTCAGTCGCATGAAGAACGGCATCTTCGCCAAGTCCTTCGGCGGCGGCCAAGTCGATATCGTGTCGGGCAAGTTCGTGTTCAGCTGCACCGAGGCGTACCGCGTCGAAAACGGCAAGATCGGCGCGCCGATCAAGGGCGCAACGCTGATCGGCGACGGGCCGAGCTGCCTCACCCGCGTCGAAGGCATTGGCAACGATTTCGCTTTGGATGAAGGCGTCGGCATGTGCGGCAAGGGCGGGCAGAGCGTGCCGGCGGGCGTGGGGCAGCCGACCTTGCTGGTGGCGGGGCTGACGGCGGGCGGGACGGCGATGTGA
- a CDS encoding DUF3224 domain-containing protein — MRPRWLLLTPLALIAAAAAPERTPMHHATGTFEVKMTPEAQGDAPADGLPTSRMAIAKTFIGGMTGTATGTMLAAGTPQPGHPAGYVAIDQFSGSVDGKAGSFLLLHRGTIDKAGGAELSVIIAPDSGTGALEGIAGTFEIKIEGGKHEYDLAYTLPAA, encoded by the coding sequence GTGAGGCCGCGCTGGCTGCTGCTGACGCCGCTTGCACTGATCGCCGCCGCTGCGGCCCCTGAAAGGACCCCGATGCACCACGCGACCGGCACGTTCGAGGTCAAGATGACGCCAGAGGCGCAAGGCGACGCGCCCGCCGACGGCTTGCCGACCAGCCGCATGGCGATCGCCAAGACCTTCATCGGCGGCATGACCGGGACCGCCACCGGCACGATGCTCGCGGCGGGCACGCCCCAGCCCGGACACCCGGCGGGCTATGTCGCGATCGACCAGTTCAGCGGCAGCGTCGATGGCAAGGCAGGCAGCTTTCTGCTGCTCCACCGCGGCACGATCGACAAGGCGGGCGGCGCCGAGCTGTCGGTGATCATCGCGCCCGACAGCGGCACCGGCGCGCTGGAAGGGATTGCGGGCACCTTCGAGATCAAGATCGAGGGCGGTAAGCACGAGTACGATCTGGCCTATACGCTGCCTGCCGCATAA
- a CDS encoding zinc-finger domain-containing protein — translation MIAPPEILRVTHARNICDGATDIPGGASLGHPRVFLEIDESGYVDCGYCDRRFVLVGGPADGVDQATLHDHGDGAGR, via the coding sequence ATGATCGCCCCGCCCGAAATCCTCCGCGTCACCCATGCCCGCAACATTTGCGACGGCGCGACCGACATTCCCGGCGGCGCCAGCCTCGGCCATCCGCGCGTGTTCCTGGAAATCGACGAAAGCGGCTATGTCGATTGCGGCTATTGCGACCGGCGCTTCGTGCTGGTCGGCGGGCCGGCCGACGGAGTCGATCAAGCAACGCTGCACGATCATGGCGACGGCGCGGGGCGGTGA
- a CDS encoding ABC transporter ATP-binding protein has product MTEAAISIANLCKTYKGGKRALDDVSFDVPRGQIFGLLGPNGAGKSTLINILAGLVNKTSGTASIWGFDIDQHPRNAKVSIGIVNQEILFDPFFSPAETLEIQAGLYGVPKAKRRTMELLRAVHLEDKANAYARTLSGGMKRRLMVAKAMVHTPPVLVLDEPTAGVDIELRQQLWAYVRSLNAAGVTVVLTTHYLEEAEQLCDRIAIINHGKVIANKPTRELVGMATEKLVEVTVDRDVAVPPSAVCFQKIELKGTRTLAITYAKDKVNAGEVLAAVQADGYGIVDVSTREADLEDVFLNLTRASNVG; this is encoded by the coding sequence ATGACCGAAGCCGCCATCTCCATCGCCAATCTGTGCAAGACTTATAAGGGCGGCAAGCGGGCGCTGGACGATGTGTCGTTCGATGTGCCGCGCGGACAAATCTTCGGGCTGCTCGGGCCCAACGGTGCGGGCAAGTCGACGCTGATCAATATCCTGGCGGGGCTGGTCAACAAGACCAGCGGGACGGCGTCGATCTGGGGTTTCGACATCGATCAGCATCCGCGCAATGCCAAGGTGTCGATCGGCATCGTCAATCAGGAAATCCTGTTCGACCCGTTCTTTTCCCCGGCCGAGACGCTGGAAATCCAGGCCGGGCTGTACGGCGTGCCCAAGGCGAAGCGCCGCACGATGGAATTGCTGCGCGCGGTGCATCTCGAGGACAAGGCCAATGCCTACGCCCGCACGCTTTCGGGCGGCATGAAACGGCGGTTGATGGTGGCCAAGGCGATGGTCCACACGCCGCCGGTGCTGGTGCTCGACGAGCCGACCGCAGGCGTGGACATCGAGCTTCGCCAGCAGCTTTGGGCCTATGTGCGTTCGCTCAATGCGGCCGGCGTCACGGTGGTGCTGACGACGCATTACCTCGAGGAAGCCGAGCAATTGTGCGACCGGATCGCGATCATCAACCATGGCAAGGTGATCGCCAACAAGCCGACGCGCGAGCTGGTCGGCATGGCGACCGAGAAATTGGTCGAGGTGACGGTCGATCGCGACGTCGCGGTGCCGCCGAGCGCGGTGTGTTTCCAGAAGATCGAGCTCAAGGGCACCCGGACGCTCGCCATCACTTATGCAAAAGACAAGGTGAATGCGGGCGAAGTGCTCGCGGCGGTGCAGGCGGATGGCTACGGCATCGTGGACGTATCGACCCGCGAGGCCGATCTGGAGGATGTGTTCCTCAATTTGACGCGGGCGTCGAACGTGGGGTGA